One genomic segment of Virgibacillus doumboii includes these proteins:
- a CDS encoding YlxQ family RNA-binding protein, with the protein MKNNYLNMIGLAYRARKCSLGEETIVKDVQQKRAKLVLLANDVGPQTRKKITDKCRTYEVPYAIVDDRETLSNAIGKSQRVAVAILDAGFADKIKSLLG; encoded by the coding sequence ATGAAGAATAATTATTTAAATATGATTGGGCTGGCATACCGAGCCAGAAAGTGTTCGTTAGGGGAAGAAACGATTGTTAAAGACGTTCAGCAAAAAAGAGCGAAACTCGTTCTGCTTGCAAACGATGTTGGTCCCCAAACACGGAAAAAAATAACAGACAAGTGTAGAACCTATGAAGTACCATATGCAATAGTCGATGACAGGGAAACACTATCTAACGCTATTGGAAAATCCCAAAGAGTAGCTGTAGCTATTTTAGATGCAGGGTTTGCTGATAAGATCAAGTCGTTACTCGGGTAA
- the rnpM gene encoding RNase P modulator RnpM, which produces MAQKRKIPQRKCVVTKEMKPKKELIRIVRNKEGEVFVDPTGKKNGRGAYLSKDITVIDNAEKTGALSRQLDTAVEPSVFDELRSLVEGKKNEE; this is translated from the coding sequence ATGGCACAAAAACGAAAAATACCTCAAAGAAAGTGTGTCGTAACCAAAGAGATGAAGCCCAAAAAGGAACTCATCAGGATTGTCCGCAACAAAGAAGGAGAAGTCTTTGTTGATCCAACCGGCAAGAAAAACGGGCGTGGAGCGTATTTATCGAAAGACATAACTGTTATAGATAATGCCGAGAAGACTGGTGCTTTGAGCCGCCAACTTGATACGGCTGTCGAGCCATCAGTTTTTGATGAACTCAGAAGTTTAGTTGAAGGAAAGAAAAATGAAGAATAA
- the nusA gene encoding transcription termination factor NusA, whose product MSSQLFDAIDYLEKEKGIDKDVLLEALEAALISAYKKNFKSATNVRVDIDEVSGTMRVFSRKTVVDEVEDVQEEVSLDEAKKIDPNYELEDVIEVEVTPKDFGRIAAQAAKQVVTQRVREAERGVIYGEYADREEDVMTGIIQRKDPRFVYVNLGKIEAKLAEPEQMPTEEYYVHDRLKVFVTKVENTSKGPQIYISRSHPGLLKRLFEMEVPEIYDGIVEIKSVAREAGDRSKISVHAEDPEIDAVGACVGQKGQRVQVIVNELKGEKIDVVEWSEDPVVYVSNALSPSKVVEVLVDEEEKATTVIVPDYQLSLAIGKRGQNARLAAKLTGWKIDIKSESEAREEGLLTEDDSDYDSDGEEDLFE is encoded by the coding sequence GTGAGCAGTCAGTTGTTTGATGCGATTGATTATTTGGAGAAAGAAAAAGGAATTGATAAGGACGTACTATTGGAGGCATTGGAGGCAGCACTGATTTCTGCCTACAAGAAAAACTTTAAATCTGCTACTAATGTACGTGTTGATATCGATGAAGTATCTGGAACAATGCGGGTATTTTCAAGAAAAACGGTTGTGGATGAGGTTGAAGATGTGCAGGAAGAGGTTTCATTGGATGAAGCAAAAAAAATTGACCCCAACTATGAGCTTGAAGATGTAATTGAAGTAGAAGTAACTCCAAAAGACTTTGGCCGTATTGCAGCCCAGGCAGCTAAACAGGTAGTTACGCAGCGTGTCCGGGAAGCCGAACGCGGTGTAATCTATGGGGAATATGCCGATCGTGAAGAGGATGTTATGACAGGAATTATCCAACGTAAGGATCCACGCTTTGTTTATGTGAACCTTGGAAAAATTGAAGCTAAATTAGCAGAGCCAGAACAAATGCCTACAGAAGAATACTATGTACATGACCGTTTGAAGGTATTTGTTACAAAAGTGGAAAATACAAGCAAAGGACCACAGATATATATTTCAAGGTCCCATCCAGGACTCCTGAAACGATTATTCGAAATGGAAGTACCGGAAATTTATGATGGTATCGTGGAAATTAAATCAGTTGCACGTGAGGCTGGTGACCGTTCCAAAATTTCTGTTCATGCTGAAGATCCTGAGATCGATGCAGTTGGAGCATGTGTCGGGCAAAAAGGTCAGCGCGTGCAAGTTATTGTCAATGAACTAAAAGGTGAAAAAATTGATGTTGTCGAGTGGTCTGAAGACCCTGTTGTTTATGTATCAAATGCTTTGAGTCCATCTAAAGTTGTTGAAGTTTTAGTAGATGAAGAAGAAAAAGCAACAACGGTCATTGTACCCGACTATCAATTATCACTGGCAATTGGCAAACGTGGTCAAAATGCTCGTCTGGCTGCTAAACTGACTGGATGGAAAATTGATATAAAGAGTGAATCAGAGGCTAGAGAGGAAGGCTTGCTGACAGAAGATGATTCTGATTATGACTCTGACGGTGAGGAAGACCTGTTCGAATAG
- the rimP gene encoding ribosome maturation factor RimP — MSSNVVKTAEELVQPILQEKNLELVDIEYVKEGKNWFLRVYIDKEGGVDIAECGTVSEQLSEKLDESDPIKDAYFLEVSSPGVERPLKSKEDFEENINNNVYVKLYEPINGEKEYEGNLMEFTNNTATIEYKVKTRKKQVEIPYEKIAKARLAVTL, encoded by the coding sequence TTGAGTTCTAACGTAGTAAAAACAGCGGAAGAATTGGTACAGCCCATTTTACAGGAAAAAAATCTGGAATTGGTTGATATTGAATATGTAAAAGAGGGAAAAAATTGGTTTCTTCGTGTTTATATTGATAAAGAAGGCGGCGTTGATATAGCTGAATGTGGGACGGTATCCGAGCAATTAAGTGAAAAGCTGGATGAATCTGACCCCATAAAGGATGCGTATTTTTTGGAAGTGTCTTCACCAGGCGTTGAGCGGCCGCTTAAGTCAAAAGAAGATTTTGAGGAAAATATTAATAATAACGTATATGTGAAATTATATGAGCCGATTAACGGTGAAAAAGAATACGAAGGAAATTTGATGGAGTTCACAAATAACACAGCAACCATTGAATACAAGGTGAAAACTCGTAAAAAACAAGTGGAAATTCCTTATGAAAAAATAGCCAAGGCAAGATTAGCAGTAACGTTATAA
- a CDS encoding PolC-type DNA polymerase III produces the protein MDISKNEKMNLLLNQLQISEEYINSYFGESQLIRLEVHKQIKTWHFHIQIKRVLPIEVYTLLITKLRETFQQFAQIELTLYTDEKDCDDQTVCDYWKNFLQVIPDLSPGYKDLVHSQVPRVENNKIMLTARNEAEGNALKKRLEGAFREYCKKIGAPAFSLDIDIKTEMADLQKFREQKAQEDQELVLKTVQEKEKRDQEKLKNEHNKPLMLGLKIQDEPMQMEDIQDEERRVTVQGYVFASEIRKLRSGRSLLIAKATDYTDSLQIKMFSKGDEDADKFEQLKEGMWIKARGSIQTDMYTNELAMMANDIHEVKVETRKDMAPEDSKRVELHAHTTMSQMDAVVSPSALIQQAAKWGHRAVAITDHAGVQGFPEAHGAGQKHGIKVLYGVEANLVDDGVPIAYNEKDVDLENGTYIVFDVETTGLSAVYDTIIELAGVKVHQGEIIDRFESFANPHHPLSQTTTDLTGITDDMVKDAPEIEDVLKDFHEWMGDDILVAHNASFDIGFLNQGFQRMDYDKVTSPVIDTLELSRFLFPELKNHRLNTMCKKLDIELTQHHRAIYDAEATGYLTWKLVQDLLKKEITNHNQLNNHMGEGNAYQRSRPFHCTLLAKTEEGLKNLYKLVSHAHIDYFYRVPRVPRSLLQKMRKGILVGSACDKGEVFETMMQKSADEAEKVAGFYDYIEVQPPANYVHLIEKDLVQNEAQILDILSKLIDLGDRMNKPVMATGNTHYIQEHDKLYRQILIASQAGNPLNRQTLPDTPFRTTNEMLDCFSFLGEEKAKEITVTNTNRLADEIEEISPVKDGLFTPTIEGADQEMRDLCYTRAGKIYGEPVPQIVVDRLEKELKSIIDNGFSVIYLISHKLVKKSLDDGYLVGSRGSVGSSLVATMTEITEVNPLPPHYVCMECHHHEFITDGSVGSGFDLVDKDCPGCGRPLTKDGQDIPFETFLGFKGDKVPDIDLNFSGAYQPQAHNYTKELFGEEKVYRAGTIGTVAEKTAYGYVKGYASDKQLVYKNAEVDRLVQGCTGVKRTTGQHPGGIIVVPEDKEIFDFTPIQFPADDRKSEWKTTHFDFHSIHDNLLKLDILGHDDPTVIRMLQDLSGIDPKTIPTDDPEVMKIFSGTEALGVTSDQINCKTGTLGVPEFGTRFVRQMLEDTKPDTFAELVIISGLSHGTDVWLGNAQELINDGICELPDVIGCRDDIMVYLLHKGLEASLAFKIMEFVRKGKGLQDDWIEEMKKHGVPDWYIESCKKIKYMFPKAHAAAYVLMAVRIAYFKVHYPIYFYAAYFSVRAGDFELDTMIKGADAIRQRIEGIMAKGNDASPKEKNLSTVLEVALEMCERGYSFQKVDLYKSTASEFIVDGNSLTPPFNAVDGLGTNAAINIVKAREDGEFLSKEDLRERSKISKTVLEYLDNHGCLEGMAEKNQLSLF, from the coding sequence ATGGATATTTCGAAAAATGAGAAAATGAATTTGTTATTGAACCAGTTGCAAATATCTGAGGAATACATAAATTCATATTTTGGGGAAAGTCAGTTAATTCGACTCGAAGTACATAAGCAAATTAAAACCTGGCATTTTCATATTCAAATCAAACGCGTACTGCCAATTGAAGTGTACACCTTATTAATCACAAAATTGCGAGAAACCTTTCAACAATTCGCTCAAATTGAACTGACATTATATACGGATGAAAAGGATTGTGATGATCAAACTGTTTGTGATTACTGGAAAAACTTCCTTCAGGTAATCCCGGATTTATCACCTGGTTATAAAGACTTAGTACATAGTCAGGTTCCACGAGTAGAAAATAATAAAATTATGTTAACCGCGAGGAATGAAGCAGAAGGAAATGCGCTTAAAAAACGTCTGGAAGGTGCTTTTCGAGAGTACTGCAAAAAAATCGGCGCACCTGCTTTTTCACTTGACATTGATATTAAAACGGAAATGGCTGATCTTCAGAAATTCAGGGAACAAAAAGCCCAGGAAGATCAGGAATTAGTGTTAAAGACGGTACAGGAGAAAGAAAAACGTGATCAGGAAAAACTGAAAAACGAACATAATAAACCATTGATGCTTGGGCTTAAAATCCAAGACGAACCAATGCAAATGGAGGATATCCAGGATGAAGAGCGCCGTGTAACTGTACAGGGCTATGTATTTGCTTCAGAAATCCGAAAGTTGCGTTCAGGCAGGAGTCTCTTGATTGCAAAAGCTACCGACTATACCGATTCCCTGCAAATCAAGATGTTTTCAAAAGGCGATGAAGATGCGGATAAATTCGAACAATTAAAAGAAGGAATGTGGATTAAAGCAAGAGGAAGCATTCAAACAGATATGTATACAAATGAACTGGCTATGATGGCCAACGATATACACGAAGTTAAGGTTGAAACCCGTAAGGATATGGCACCTGAAGACAGCAAACGCGTTGAACTGCACGCACATACAACAATGAGCCAGATGGATGCTGTCGTTTCTCCATCAGCACTTATACAGCAGGCTGCAAAATGGGGACACAGGGCAGTTGCCATTACTGATCATGCTGGGGTTCAAGGTTTTCCAGAAGCTCATGGAGCAGGTCAAAAACATGGTATCAAGGTTCTTTATGGAGTTGAGGCTAACCTTGTCGATGATGGTGTACCAATTGCCTATAATGAAAAAGATGTTGATTTGGAAAATGGCACATATATTGTTTTTGACGTGGAAACAACTGGCCTGTCCGCAGTGTATGACACTATCATCGAACTCGCGGGTGTCAAAGTTCATCAGGGTGAGATAATTGATCGGTTCGAATCCTTTGCCAATCCTCATCATCCGTTATCTCAAACGACTACGGATTTAACAGGAATAACTGATGATATGGTAAAGGATGCTCCGGAAATTGAAGATGTGTTAAAGGATTTTCATGAATGGATGGGTGACGATATTCTCGTTGCGCATAATGCAAGTTTTGATATTGGTTTTTTAAATCAGGGATTTCAACGAATGGATTATGACAAAGTAACGAGTCCTGTAATTGATACACTAGAACTTTCAAGATTTTTATTTCCTGAACTTAAGAATCATAGACTAAATACAATGTGTAAGAAATTGGATATCGAATTAACGCAGCATCACCGTGCCATATACGATGCAGAAGCAACAGGATATCTGACCTGGAAATTAGTACAGGACTTATTGAAAAAAGAAATAACCAACCATAACCAGTTAAACAATCATATGGGAGAGGGCAATGCATATCAGCGTTCACGACCTTTCCATTGTACGTTACTTGCAAAAACAGAAGAAGGGTTGAAAAACCTGTATAAACTTGTTTCACATGCACATATCGACTATTTCTATCGCGTTCCACGAGTTCCTCGGTCACTCCTGCAAAAAATGCGTAAAGGTATTTTAGTAGGTTCTGCATGTGATAAGGGTGAAGTCTTTGAAACGATGATGCAAAAATCTGCTGATGAAGCGGAAAAGGTTGCGGGGTTTTATGATTATATTGAGGTTCAACCGCCAGCCAATTACGTACATTTGATTGAAAAGGATCTTGTTCAGAATGAAGCGCAAATTCTGGATATCTTATCCAAGTTGATAGATTTAGGCGATAGGATGAATAAACCAGTAATGGCTACAGGGAATACCCACTATATCCAAGAACATGATAAGTTGTACCGTCAAATATTAATTGCTTCACAGGCTGGTAATCCATTAAATCGGCAAACATTACCGGACACACCGTTTCGCACAACTAATGAAATGCTGGATTGCTTCAGCTTTTTGGGTGAAGAGAAAGCAAAGGAAATCACGGTTACCAATACGAATAGATTAGCAGATGAAATAGAGGAAATCTCGCCGGTTAAAGATGGCCTGTTTACACCAACCATTGAAGGTGCAGACCAGGAAATGCGGGATCTATGCTACACACGGGCTGGGAAAATCTATGGAGAACCTGTACCCCAAATTGTGGTGGATCGTCTTGAGAAAGAGTTGAAAAGTATCATTGATAACGGATTTTCCGTCATATACCTGATTTCGCATAAACTGGTTAAAAAATCGCTTGATGACGGTTATCTGGTTGGGTCGAGGGGATCTGTCGGATCATCTTTGGTTGCGACGATGACTGAGATAACGGAAGTGAATCCTTTACCACCACATTATGTATGCATGGAATGTCATCATCATGAATTTATTACTGATGGTTCCGTGGGAAGCGGGTTTGACCTCGTGGATAAAGACTGTCCTGGTTGCGGCAGACCACTCACAAAAGATGGACAGGATATTCCATTTGAGACGTTCCTGGGATTCAAGGGGGATAAGGTTCCTGATATTGACCTTAACTTTTCCGGTGCTTATCAGCCGCAGGCACACAACTATACGAAAGAGTTGTTCGGTGAGGAAAAAGTGTATCGTGCAGGAACCATTGGTACGGTTGCAGAGAAGACTGCATATGGCTATGTGAAAGGTTATGCCTCAGATAAACAGCTGGTTTATAAGAATGCCGAGGTTGACCGTCTTGTGCAAGGCTGTACCGGTGTGAAACGGACTACTGGTCAGCATCCTGGTGGGATCATAGTTGTACCTGAAGATAAAGAGATATTCGACTTTACACCAATTCAATTTCCAGCTGATGATCGTAAGAGTGAATGGAAGACAACACACTTTGACTTTCATTCCATCCATGACAATCTGCTGAAGCTGGATATTCTTGGACATGATGATCCAACAGTAATTCGAATGCTCCAGGATTTAAGCGGAATTGATCCAAAAACTATTCCGACAGATGATCCGGAAGTTATGAAAATATTCTCCGGAACCGAAGCTCTTGGAGTAACATCTGATCAAATTAACTGTAAAACAGGTACATTAGGTGTTCCGGAATTTGGCACTAGATTCGTTCGCCAAATGCTTGAAGATACAAAACCGGATACGTTTGCTGAACTCGTAATTATTTCAGGTTTATCACACGGGACAGATGTTTGGCTGGGTAACGCTCAGGAATTAATTAATGATGGTATTTGTGAACTGCCTGATGTTATCGGCTGCCGTGATGATATTATGGTTTATCTGCTGCACAAAGGTCTGGAAGCGTCACTTGCGTTTAAAATTATGGAGTTCGTCCGTAAAGGTAAAGGATTGCAGGATGACTGGATTGAAGAAATGAAAAAGCATGGAGTGCCGGATTGGTATATTGAATCATGCAAAAAGATTAAATATATGTTCCCGAAAGCACACGCTGCCGCTTATGTTCTAATGGCAGTCAGAATAGCTTATTTCAAAGTCCACTATCCTATTTATTTCTATGCAGCATATTTTTCAGTTCGGGCAGGTGATTTTGAACTGGACACAATGATTAAAGGGGCAGACGCAATAAGACAACGCATTGAAGGAATTATGGCTAAAGGTAATGATGCCTCACCTAAAGAGAAAAACCTTTCAACCGTATTGGAAGTAGCATTGGAAATGTGTGAACGAGGGTATTCATTCCAAAAAGTTGACTTGTATAAATCTACCGCATCCGAATTTATTGTAGATGGAAATTCATTAACCCCGCCGTTTAACGCCGTGGACGGGTTGGGTACGAATGCTGCTATAAACATCGTAAAAGCCCGTGAAGACGGGGAATTTCTCTCAAAAGAAGACCTGCGTGAACGCAGTAAAATTTCCAAAACGGTTTTGGAATATCTTGATAATCATGGTTGTCTGGAAGGAATGGCTGAAAAAAATCAGTTATCATTGTTTTAA
- the rseP gene encoding RIP metalloprotease RseP, with product MNTVIAFIFMFGLLVFIHELGHLIFAKRAGMLAREFAIGFGPKIFAFTKNETVYTIRLLPVGGYVRVAGEDPEIVELKPGQHIGLEFNDEGKVNKIIVNNKSKHPKARIIEVEHADLDQDLVIEGYEIDEEDQKFLFEVDRKAFYVMDENETQIAPYDRQFASKSVGKRAMQLFAGPMMNFLLAIVIFIIVGLIQGVPVESALISSVQSDSPAEKAGIQAGDEIVQIDGNSISTWEEFTNIVRNNPEEELSVTVERNGETESLTVTPAKQEQQGITFGQVGVRHAFEKSLTGTLEYGVERTYETTKLILTNLAMLITGQYSIEMIAGPVGIYDATDQFVEAGFMTFLMWTAILSINLGIVNLVPIPALDGGRLLFVGIEAVRGKPIDPQKEGIVHFIGFALLMLLMIVVTWNDIQRLLL from the coding sequence TTGAATACAGTTATAGCGTTTATTTTTATGTTTGGCCTGCTTGTTTTTATTCATGAACTCGGCCATTTAATCTTTGCAAAACGTGCCGGGATGCTGGCGCGGGAATTTGCTATTGGCTTTGGGCCAAAGATTTTTGCTTTCACAAAAAACGAAACAGTTTATACAATCCGGCTGCTTCCGGTTGGCGGATATGTACGGGTGGCTGGAGAAGACCCGGAAATAGTTGAATTAAAACCCGGACAGCACATTGGACTGGAATTTAATGATGAAGGAAAGGTAAATAAAATAATTGTTAATAATAAATCCAAACATCCCAAAGCAAGGATTATTGAGGTGGAACATGCCGATCTTGATCAAGACTTGGTAATTGAAGGTTACGAGATTGATGAAGAAGATCAGAAATTTCTTTTTGAAGTCGACCGTAAGGCATTTTATGTAATGGACGAGAATGAAACCCAAATTGCACCATATGATCGGCAATTTGCTTCCAAAAGTGTGGGGAAACGGGCAATGCAGTTGTTTGCTGGTCCGATGATGAACTTTTTGCTGGCAATTGTTATTTTCATAATCGTTGGGCTTATCCAGGGTGTACCTGTTGAAAGTGCATTGATTTCAAGTGTTCAATCAGACAGTCCTGCAGAGAAAGCTGGTATCCAGGCAGGTGATGAGATTGTTCAGATTGACGGGAATTCAATCTCTACCTGGGAGGAATTCACTAATATTGTTCGCAACAATCCCGAGGAAGAACTCAGCGTCACAGTTGAGCGTAATGGTGAAACAGAATCACTTACTGTAACTCCTGCAAAACAAGAACAACAAGGCATTACATTTGGACAGGTAGGTGTACGGCATGCTTTTGAGAAATCATTAACTGGTACACTTGAATATGGCGTAGAACGAACGTATGAAACAACTAAATTAATTCTGACCAATTTAGCGATGTTAATTACAGGTCAATATTCTATTGAAATGATAGCAGGACCTGTTGGTATATATGATGCAACAGACCAGTTTGTTGAAGCCGGATTCATGACATTCCTGATGTGGACTGCAATATTAAGTATTAACCTGGGGATAGTAAACTTGGTTCCAATACCGGCTCTTGACGGTGGGCGATTATTGTTTGTTGGTATTGAGGCAGTTCGCGGAAAACCGATAGATCCGCAAAAAGAAGGAATTGTTCACTTTATTGGCTTTGCCCTATTGATGCTGTTGATGATAGTTGTAACATGGAATGATATTCAGAGGTTACTTTTATAA
- a CDS encoding phosphatidate cytidylyltransferase, translating to MKQRIQTAVLAFIIFIPFVIFGGLSFTIFVYALATIGLIELLRMRKIGKYSVPSILAVALLWIILYKDPSDIIFFSKTEVIMLFVLFLLTYTVLVKNKFTFDEAGFILLSTIYVGMGFFYLLETRDGSNLDGLFNIFYVLVVIWATDTGAYFAGRLVGKRKLWPKISPNKTVEGAIGGIVLACLVAVIFHIIQPVAESMLIVIGVTVLISVFGQIGDLVESALKRHYGVKDSGDLLPGHGGILDRLDSLLFVLPILHFTHFIHFL from the coding sequence ATGAAGCAACGGATTCAGACAGCAGTTTTAGCATTTATTATATTTATACCATTTGTAATATTTGGCGGACTGTCATTTACAATATTTGTTTATGCTCTGGCAACAATAGGATTAATTGAATTACTGAGGATGCGCAAGATTGGCAAGTACTCCGTTCCTTCCATACTTGCTGTTGCCTTGTTATGGATCATATTATATAAGGATCCTTCCGACATAATTTTCTTTTCGAAAACGGAAGTAATTATGTTATTTGTTCTGTTCCTGTTAACATATACTGTACTGGTTAAGAATAAATTTACTTTTGATGAGGCAGGTTTTATTCTGTTATCAACTATTTATGTTGGCATGGGCTTCTTTTATCTGCTGGAAACCCGTGATGGCAGTAATCTTGATGGTTTATTCAACATATTTTATGTACTGGTTGTTATTTGGGCAACTGATACTGGTGCATATTTCGCCGGGAGATTGGTTGGCAAAAGAAAACTGTGGCCAAAGATAAGTCCTAATAAAACAGTTGAAGGTGCAATTGGGGGAATTGTTCTTGCCTGTTTGGTAGCTGTTATCTTCCATATCATTCAGCCAGTCGCAGAATCAATGCTTATCGTTATCGGTGTCACTGTTTTAATATCTGTTTTCGGACAGATCGGAGACTTGGTCGAATCAGCACTAAAACGACATTACGGTGTAAAGGATTCAGGTGATTTACTGCCTGGACACGGTGGTATACTGGACAGGTTGGATAGTTTGCTGTTTGTTTTACCAATACTGCACTTTACGCACTTTATTCATTTTTTATAA
- a CDS encoding isoprenyl transferase produces MSMKLPFFKNKQKDKQNNFDNTPKHVAIIMDGNGRWAKKRGLPRIAGHKEGMNVVKEIVRAARNCDVKILTLYAFSTENWKRPKPEVEYIMKLPKEFLHIYLPELIEKNVRIETFGDFDALPYHTKEAVEYAKEKTKNNDGLLLNFALNYGSRFEIMNAIKEIISDIDNSNLTLETLDENKFSEYLYTKGLTDPDLLIRTSGEQRLSNFLLWQAAYSELWFTDVLWPDFSEEIFKEALYDYQQRKRRYGGI; encoded by the coding sequence ATGTCAATGAAACTTCCTTTTTTTAAGAATAAACAAAAAGATAAACAAAATAACTTTGATAATACGCCAAAACACGTTGCCATTATTATGGATGGCAACGGGAGATGGGCAAAGAAACGTGGTTTGCCACGAATAGCGGGGCATAAAGAGGGTATGAATGTTGTTAAAGAAATTGTAAGAGCAGCGAGAAATTGTGATGTAAAAATCCTCACCTTATATGCTTTTTCCACAGAAAACTGGAAACGGCCGAAACCGGAAGTTGAGTACATAATGAAACTGCCCAAGGAATTTCTACATATTTATTTGCCTGAGCTTATCGAGAAAAATGTTCGGATAGAAACATTTGGTGATTTTGATGCACTGCCATATCATACAAAAGAAGCAGTTGAATATGCAAAAGAGAAAACAAAGAATAATGATGGATTATTATTAAATTTTGCTTTAAACTATGGTAGTAGATTTGAAATTATGAATGCTATTAAGGAAATTATCTCAGATATTGACAACTCCAACCTGACGTTGGAAACACTTGATGAAAATAAATTCTCTGAGTATCTTTACACCAAGGGTTTAACCGATCCTGATCTGTTAATACGGACAAGTGGTGAGCAGCGTTTAAGCAACTTTTTATTATGGCAGGCCGCTTATTCCGAACTCTGGTTTACGGATGTACTCTGGCCTGATTTTTCAGAGGAAATATTTAAAGAGGCCCTCTATGATTATCAGCAGCGCAAAAGACGGTATGGGGGTATTTAA
- the frr gene encoding ribosome recycling factor: MSDGILKEMRSKMEQATQAFSKNLATVRAGRANPSLLDSIYVDYYGASTPLNQLSNVSAPEARLLVITPFDKSSVGDIEKAIQKADLGLSPSSDGNVIRINIPALTEERRKELVKVVGKYSEEAKVQVRNIRRDANDRLKKDEKSGDLTEDDLRSAQDDVQKETDTYINKIDQLAKGKEKEIMEV, from the coding sequence ATGTCAGATGGTATACTGAAGGAAATGCGCAGTAAAATGGAGCAGGCTACCCAGGCATTTTCCAAAAACCTGGCAACAGTTAGAGCAGGACGTGCAAATCCATCTCTATTGGACAGTATTTATGTTGATTACTATGGTGCTTCAACACCGTTAAATCAATTATCAAATGTGTCTGCTCCGGAAGCACGATTGCTGGTGATTACACCATTTGATAAATCATCAGTGGGGGATATTGAGAAAGCAATCCAAAAAGCTGACTTGGGTTTATCACCATCAAGTGATGGCAATGTCATTCGCATTAATATTCCTGCTCTTACAGAGGAACGCCGCAAAGAACTGGTTAAAGTTGTAGGAAAGTATTCCGAAGAGGCAAAAGTACAGGTCAGAAACATTCGACGTGATGCAAATGATCGGTTGAAAAAAGATGAAAAAAGTGGTGACTTAACGGAAGATGACTTAAGAAGTGCTCAAGATGATGTGCAAAAAGAAACCGATACTTACATCAACAAAATTGATCAGCTGGCAAAAGGAAAAGAAAAAGAAATTATGGAAGTTTAA
- the pyrH gene encoding UMP kinase: MTTARYRRIVLKLSGEALSGEQGYGIEPKVIQSVAAQVKEVAELGVEVAIVVGGGNIWRGKVGSEMGMDRATADYMGMLATIMNSLALQDSLENNGIPTRVQTSIEMRQVAEPYIRRKAIRHLEKKRVVIFAAGTGNPYFSTDTTAALRAAEIEAEVILMAKNNVDGVYSDDPKVNKEAEKYTEISYMEMLNEGLGVMDSTASSLCMDNDIQLIVFSITEEGNIKRVIQGETIGTTIRGN, translated from the coding sequence ATGACAACAGCTCGATACCGTAGAATTGTGTTAAAATTAAGTGGTGAAGCATTAAGCGGAGAGCAAGGATATGGAATCGAACCAAAAGTTATCCAATCTGTTGCAGCGCAGGTAAAGGAAGTCGCAGAGCTGGGAGTTGAAGTAGCCATAGTAGTTGGCGGCGGAAACATCTGGCGCGGAAAAGTTGGAAGTGAAATGGGAATGGATCGTGCAACAGCTGATTACATGGGAATGCTTGCAACCATTATGAATTCCCTGGCACTTCAGGACAGTTTGGAGAACAATGGTATTCCAACCCGTGTACAGACATCAATTGAAATGCGACAAGTTGCTGAACCTTACATAAGGAGAAAGGCTATCCGTCACCTGGAAAAGAAACGTGTAGTTATTTTTGCTGCCGGGACTGGAAATCCTTATTTTTCAACAGATACTACTGCAGCATTACGCGCAGCAGAAATTGAAGCAGAAGTTATTTTGATGGCTAAAAATAATGTTGATGGCGTATATTCCGACGACCCGAAAGTCAATAAGGAAGCAGAAAAATATACGGAAATATCCTATATGGAAATGCTGAATGAGGGTCTGGGTGTTATGGATTCCACGGCATCATCGTTATGTATGGATAATGATATTCAGTTAATCGTATTTTCGATTACAGAAGAAGGTAATATTAAACGGGTTATCCAGGGCGAAACGATAGGAACAACAATAAGGGGGAATTAA